Proteins co-encoded in one Chloroflexota bacterium genomic window:
- a CDS encoding zinc ribbon domain-containing protein, whose product MSDQIRCPMCGKPNPADAEICRYCHARLKPLRPGEAPQPKSTAELEGTLPPWMQNLRENATPDALPETGELPLDLTAGAEPAEKPLPPEEEEPAEDGLLWAPDEEEEDLPDWLKSLGGEANEAAESAPAAPEAEAPPAETPPPAPQPEAEAEPASPLPADEAELPDWLAGEATPAEETPAAEEAASLPDWLAGEPQPEAEAEPAPPLAADEAELPDWLAGEATPAEAPPAAEEATGLPDWLAGEPQPEAEAEPASPLPADEAELPDWLAGEEAPAEEAPAAEEATGLPDWLAGEPQPEAEAEPASPLPADEAELPDWLAGEATPAEETPAAEEATGLPDWLAGEPQPEAEAEPAPVQPTPQPFVADAELPEDLLQETPDWLALLSPDEEPTGEAQEKPATAEEGEPSGALTAGELPSWLEAMRPIAATSVGGAGEDEAIETEGPLAGLRGVITPPEPTLVKPGRVATIGGKLFLTDQQEAQAKTLQALLAEEFAPREPKKPPTLSRQRALRWFIGVVLLVMAFLPLVLPPLQAPPPDRILPAARAALQAVDTVPQGAPVLVGVDYSPAFAAEMETTAAPLLRDLLAKGARLTVVSTQPTGPALATRLFRQGLNAQEGQQYLNLGYLPGGTAGLFAFAQNPRLVFTHAAGHTRLWETPFLNTVHQMDNFAMVVVITEDADTARAWIEQVRPTLGAHTPLIALISAQAEPMIEPYYETASHQVAGVVTGMAGSLAYSAARGQQPEAPLRGQWSSYSYVVLFAALMVAAAGLYNLALGWKEARARRALAAEAEMAEADSEEEEA is encoded by the coding sequence ATGAGCGACCAGATCCGTTGCCCAATGTGTGGTAAGCCCAACCCGGCAGACGCCGAAATCTGCCGCTATTGCCACGCGCGTCTCAAACCCCTTCGGCCGGGGGAAGCCCCTCAACCCAAATCCACGGCTGAACTGGAAGGTACCCTGCCACCGTGGATGCAAAACCTGCGGGAAAACGCCACCCCCGACGCCCTGCCCGAAACCGGCGAGCTGCCGCTGGACCTGACGGCAGGGGCCGAACCCGCGGAAAAACCTCTGCCCCCTGAAGAAGAGGAACCCGCCGAAGACGGCCTGCTGTGGGCACCCGACGAAGAAGAGGAAGACCTGCCCGACTGGTTGAAATCGTTAGGGGGCGAAGCCAACGAGGCCGCGGAAAGCGCCCCGGCCGCGCCGGAAGCCGAAGCACCGCCTGCCGAAACGCCGCCGCCCGCGCCCCAGCCCGAGGCGGAAGCCGAACCCGCCTCGCCCCTCCCCGCCGACGAGGCCGAACTCCCCGACTGGCTCGCGGGCGAGGCAACCCCGGCCGAGGAAACCCCCGCCGCCGAGGAAGCTGCAAGCCTGCCCGATTGGCTCGCGGGCGAACCCCAGCCCGAGGCCGAAGCCGAACCCGCCCCGCCCCTCGCCGCCGACGAGGCCGAACTCCCCGACTGGCTCGCGGGCGAGGCAACCCCGGCCGAGGCCCCCCCCGCCGCCGAGGAAGCCACAGGCCTGCCCGATTGGCTCGCGGGCGAACCCCAGCCCGAGGCCGAAGCCGAACCTGCCTCGCCCCTCCCCGCCGACGAGGCCGAACTCCCCGACTGGCTCGCGGGCGAGGAAGCCCCCGCCGAAGAGGCACCCGCCGCCGAAGAAGCCACAGGCCTGCCAGATTGGCTCGCGGGCGAACCCCAGCCCGAGGCCGAAGCCGAACCCGCCTCGCCCCTCCCCGCCGACGAGGCCGAACTCCCCGACTGGCTCGCGGGCGAGGCAACCCCGGCCGAAGAAACCCCCGCCGCCGAGGAAGCCACAGGCCTGCCAGATTGGCTCGCGGGCGAACCCCAGCCCGAGGCCGAAGCCGAACCTGCTCCAGTCCAGCCAACGCCACAACCCTTCGTGGCCGACGCCGAACTGCCAGAAGACCTGCTGCAAGAAACGCCCGACTGGCTGGCGCTGCTTTCCCCCGACGAAGAACCCACCGGCGAAGCCCAGGAGAAACCGGCCACGGCCGAAGAAGGCGAGCCGTCGGGCGCGCTGACGGCAGGCGAACTGCCTTCCTGGTTAGAGGCCATGCGCCCCATTGCGGCCACCTCGGTCGGCGGCGCAGGGGAAGACGAAGCGATCGAAACCGAGGGGCCGCTGGCAGGGCTGCGAGGGGTGATCACCCCGCCGGAACCGACGCTGGTCAAACCCGGCCGGGTAGCCACCATCGGCGGCAAACTGTTCCTCACCGACCAACAGGAAGCGCAGGCGAAAACCCTGCAGGCGCTGCTGGCAGAAGAATTTGCCCCCCGCGAGCCCAAGAAGCCCCCCACGCTCAGTCGGCAGCGTGCCCTGCGGTGGTTCATTGGGGTGGTGCTGCTGGTAATGGCCTTCCTGCCCTTGGTTTTGCCCCCCTTGCAGGCCCCGCCCCCCGACCGCATCCTTCCCGCGGCGCGCGCGGCCCTGCAAGCGGTTGACACCGTGCCCCAAGGCGCGCCAGTGCTCGTGGGGGTAGACTACTCCCCCGCTTTCGCCGCCGAAATGGAAACCACCGCCGCACCCCTGCTGCGCGACCTCTTAGCCAAAGGCGCCCGGCTGACCGTGGTTTCCACCCAGCCCACCGGGCCGGCGCTGGCCACGCGCCTCTTCCGGCAGGGGCTAAACGCCCAGGAAGGCCAGCAATACCTCAACCTGGGCTACCTGCCGGGCGGCACGGCGGGGCTGTTCGCCTTTGCCCAAAACCCCCGTCTGGTCTTCACCCACGCCGCCGGGCACACCCGGCTGTGGGAAACGCCCTTCCTGAACACCGTCCACCAGATGGACAACTTCGCGATGGTCGTCGTCATCACCGAAGACGCCGACACGGCACGCGCCTGGATTGAGCAAGTGCGCCCTACCTTAGGCGCTCACACACCGCTCATCGCGCTCATCAGTGCGCAGGCCGAACCGATGATCGAGCCTTATTACGAAACCGCCTCTCATCAGGTAGCAGGGGTGGTTACCGGCATGGCAGG
- a CDS encoding helix-hairpin-helix domain-containing protein gives MPENSPLDLNRATKEELIALPGIGEVLAERILAARPLRSVDDLQNLPGFTEAVLGKIRPLVTVTLPEATTEAEETPAASEEAAPAEETPAEAVEAGEETAEAAPTEPEAAAEARGTAEAETAPPVEPGPEAETEAPPENTPPPEPAPAPPPPAAGHYVTRRGAWAMALTSAFVAFLLAFGLSLGVLRAINGTLAYPNAAQYAATQRQVQVMQEEITQLQMRAETLQRQVSDLKAVASQVNQLSEGQQRLQQQVNDVAEAVAAVQASAEKFNAFLQGLQDLLNGLSPTATPSTSPTATPQPPTPTPSPTPTP, from the coding sequence ATGCCTGAAAATTCCCCCCTCGACCTCAACCGTGCGACCAAAGAAGAACTCATCGCCCTGCCGGGCATCGGTGAGGTGCTGGCCGAGCGCATTCTGGCCGCGCGCCCGTTGCGCAGCGTGGACGACCTGCAAAACCTTCCCGGTTTTACCGAGGCCGTGCTGGGAAAAATCCGCCCGTTGGTGACGGTCACCCTACCGGAAGCCACAACCGAAGCCGAAGAAACCCCCGCAGCCTCGGAAGAAGCAGCCCCGGCCGAGGAAACCCCCGCCGAAGCCGTCGAAGCCGGGGAAGAAACCGCTGAAGCGGCCCCAACCGAACCCGAAGCCGCTGCTGAGGCCAGGGGCACCGCCGAAGCCGAGACCGCCCCACCGGTCGAACCCGGCCCCGAAGCCGAAACCGAGGCGCCTCCAGAAAACACCCCGCCCCCGGAACCCGCGCCCGCTCCCCCGCCGCCCGCCGCCGGGCACTACGTGACCCGCCGCGGCGCCTGGGCCATGGCGCTCACCAGCGCCTTTGTGGCCTTCCTGCTGGCGTTTGGCCTCTCCCTGGGTGTGCTGCGTGCGATCAACGGCACCCTCGCTTACCCCAACGCCGCCCAATACGCCGCCACCCAACGGCAGGTGCAGGTCATGCAAGAGGAAATCACCCAACTGCAAATGCGCGCCGAGACCCTCCAGCGCCAGGTCAGCGACCTGAAAGCCGTGGCCTCACAAGTCAATCAACTCTCTGAGGGGCAGCAGCGGCTCCAACAGCAGGTCAACGATGTGGCCGAGGCCGTCGCCGCCGTTCAGGCCAGCGCCGAGAAATTCAACGCCTTCCTGCAAGGGTTACAAGACCTGCTGAACGGCCTTTCCCCCACAGCGACGCCTTCCACCTCCCCCACGGCCACGCCTCAGCCCCCAACGCCTACCCCCAGCCCGACACCCACACCCTGA